A single window of Coffea eugenioides isolate CCC68of chromosome 7, Ceug_1.0, whole genome shotgun sequence DNA harbors:
- the LOC113777642 gene encoding protein MODIFIED TRANSPORT TO THE VACUOLE 1, with amino-acid sequence MDQSRRAVESYWRSRMIDGATSDEDKVTPVYKLEEICELLRSSHIGIVKEVSEFILKRLQHKSPVVKQKALRLIKYAVGKSGAEFRREMQRNSVAVRQLIHYKGQPDPLKGDALNKAVRETAQEALSALFASEDSKPLPTESLGSRIQGFGNTNFEMATEDKKSFLTEVVNIGSSTIKQGFSSLTQSPSLKKNDTGTYRSPNLRRSLTTETDFEDRYEGVRSHSESQNTSRLSSNAGSGNWSQDVRSSQLDTINADSSPSYEKTHEHRLLETIVTSGGVRLQPTRDAIQIFLVEASKLDALALCHALESKLQSPLWQVRMKAVCVLEAILRKKNEEHFSTMALYFSENRDVVDKCSESPQASLREKANKVLCLLDGEQTGGLGHQEKPLKAEATAVQMPDLIDTGDADDLFGTDDSTKIQNASSTTNISTSSTPLIDNLFGEGMGTDFGVSEQKNDDDPFVDVSFHNSSNKEHEADIFSGMALDSSRIAETHVAVNEIRPELLDIFGPNSEVSQVIDIPNKDVNDIMSTLSISGINSANVKQNGTSWGGQDSTVNPSHQVSSDAFNSILASQTTGTNSDPMFALGATPYNMPPGFVMNPSFTPQQINYTAMASLLAQQQLLASMSNFQQLEKLQPNPGAGSNGSYSSPLPDIFNPAVPNQPTSMMSTSKKEETKAFDFISDHVAAARDQKRVV; translated from the exons ATGGATCAGAGCAGGAGAGCGGTGGAGTCGTACTGGAGGTCGCGGATGATCGACGGCGCTACCTCCGACGAGGATAAGGTCACTCCGGTCTACAAATTGGAGGAGATTTGTGAGCTGCTCCGCTCGTCTCATATCGGCATCGTCAAAGAAGTGTCTGAATTTATCCTCAAACGCCTCCAACACAAATCCCCCGTTGTCAAACAAAAA GCTCTAAGATTGATCAAATATGCTGTGGGAAAGTCGGGTGCAGAATTTAGGAGAGAGATGCAAAGGAATTCTGTGGCTGTGCGACAGTTAATTCACTATAAAGGACAGCCAGATCCTTTAAAAGGTGATGCTCTGAATAAGGCTGTACGTGAGACAGCCCAAGAAGCTTTGTCTGCTCTATTTGCTTCGGAGGATAGTAAACCTTTGCCTACTGAAAGTCTTGGCAGTCGGATTCAAGGATTTGGAAATACAAACTTTGAAATGGCAACAGAAGATAAGAAGTCTTTTCTTACCGAGGTGGTTAATATTGGAAGTAGTACAATAAAGCAGGGATTTAGTAGTTTAACGCAATCCCCATCCCTCAAAAAGAATGACACTGGGACATATAGGAGTCCAAACCTACGGAGATCATTGACTACAGAAACTGATTTTGAAGATCGATATGAAGGAGTTAGATCTCATAGTGAGAGCCAGAATACTTCTAGGCTTTCTAGTAATGCTGGTTCTGGAAATTGGAGTCAGGATGTTAGATCGTCCCAATTAGATACAATTAATGCTGATTCCAGTCCAAGTTATGAGAAAACTCATGAGCATAGGCTATTGGAAACTATTGTGACTTCTGGTGGTGTGCGACTACAACCCACACGAGATGCCATTCAGATTTTCCTTGTGGAGGCATCAAAATTGGATGCTCTGGCTTTATGTCATGCCCTTGAATCAAAGCTGCAATCTCCCTTGTGGCAG GTTCGCATGAAAGCTGTTTGCGTTCTTGAGGCcatattgagaaaaaaaaatgaagaacattTTTCTACCATGGCACTTTATTTTAGCGAAAACAGGGATGTGGTGGATAAATGTTCTGAATCTCCTCAGGCTTCACTTAGGGAAAAAGCAAATAAG GTCTTGTGCCTTTTGGATGGTGAACAAACTGGTGGACTGGGCCATCAAGAGAAACCATTGAAGGCTGAAGCAACTGCTGTTCAGATGCCAGACTTGATAGACACCGGTGATGCAGATGACCTTTTTGGAACTGATGATTCAACAAAGATCCAAAATGCTTCTAGCACTACAAATATCTCGACTTCTTCTACTCCTTTGATTGATAATTTATTTGGAGAAGGCATGGGTACTGATTTTGGTGTTAGTGAACAGAAAAATGATGATGACCCTTTTGTAGATGTGTCATTCCACAACAGCAGTAATAAGGAACATGAAGCTGATATATTTTCTGGAATGGCTCTTGATAGCTCACGCATTGCTGAAACCCATGTGGCAGTTAATGAGATTAGACCTGAGTTACTTGATATTTTTGGTCCCAACTCTGAAGTTTCCCAAGTCATAGACATTCCTAACAAAGACGTAAATGACATAATGAGCACGTTGTCTATAAGTGGAATTAACTCAGCCAATGTCAAGCAAAATGGAACCTCCTGGGGAGGACAAGATTCCACAGTAAATCCAAGTCATCAGGTTTCTAGTGATGCCTTCAACAGCATTCTTGCTTCCCAAACCACCGGGACAAATTCTGATCCCATGTTTGCTTTGGGTGCTACACCATATAATATGCCACCAGGTTTTGTTATGAATCCATCATTTACTCCTCAGCAAATTAATTATACTGCAATGGCCAGTCTGCTTGCCCAACAGCAGCTTCTGGCATCCATGTCAAACTTCCAGCAGCTTGAAAAATTGCAGCCAAATCCTGGTGCTGGATCTAATGGGAGCTACTCTTCACCGCTCCCAGACATTTTTAATCCTGCTGTCCCAAATCAACCCACTTCAATGATGAGTACTTCAAAGAAAGAGGAGACAAAAGCATTTGACTTTATCTCG GACCATGTGGCTGCTGCTCGCGATCAAAAAAGAGTAGTTTGA
- the LOC113778422 gene encoding pentatricopeptide repeat-containing protein At3g57430, chloroplastic-like, with amino-acid sequence MVLETLGSLLNHCSKTKAFHNGISLHAVAIKAGMLCIINSNHTINMYSKCGKLILAHQLFDEMPERNLVTWSALISGYDQAGKHLMAIDLFRKMRTELWPNEFIFSSALSSCACLLEARLGQQIHAQAVRLGCSSISFVSNSLISMYMKCGECSDAMLVFSDGASWLSSVSYNAVIAGLVENKQPEKGFEMYKIMCQKGLIPDCFTFMGVLGVCSSPRDMWRGMQLHCQIIKNKLDSMATTGNILITMYAKFNLIEASEKVFRLLEEKDIISWNTMITAFSHCEEHVKALSVFREMQTRVALPDEFSYATALAASAGLASMRLGKQIHAHLIRKRPDEDTGIGNALLNMYAKCGCIEYAYNVFNQMASRNLVTWNSIIAGLASHGLGERALDTFECMKAAGMTPDSVTFVGLLSACNHAGLVDVGRGFFNCMDTIYAIPPDIEHFSCLIDLLGRAGRLSEAEEYVQKYQFGHDPVVLGCLLSACRLHGDVVTGKRVASQLLGLQPITTSPYILLSNLYASDGMWTDVAEARTMLKGSGLKKEPGWSLIDVDGYLEKFTIGDFSHSRIEEMVNTLKTLKWTGDEDLL; translated from the coding sequence ATGGTTCTAGAAACCCTCGGTTCACTTTTGAACCACTGCTCTAAAACCAAAGCATTCCACAATGGGATTTCACTCCATGCAGTTGCTATTAAAGCAGGCATGCTATGTATTATCAACTCTAACCATACGATTAATATGTACTCTAAGTGTGGCAAGCTCATTCTTGCCCACCAACTGTTCGACGAAATGCCTGAAAGAAACCTCGTTACCTGGTCCGCCTTGATCTCTGGTTATGACCAAGCTGGGAAGCATTTAATGGCAATTGATCTTTTCAGAAAAATGAGAACAGAATTGTGGCCCAATGAGTTTATATTTAGTAGTGCTCTTAGTTCTTGTGCCTGCCTCCTGGAGGCTAGACTTGGGCAACAAATTCATGCTCAAGCAGTGAGGTTAGGCTGTTCATCTATCTCTTTTGTATCAAACTCATTGATCTCGATGTACATGAAATGTGGGGAATGTAGTGATGCCATGTTGGTATTTTCTGATGGTGCATCTTGGCTGAGCTCTGTTTCTTATAATGCTGTCATTGCTGGGCTGGTAGAAAATAAGCAGCCCGAAAAAGGTTTTGAAATGTATAAGATTATGTGTCAGAAAGGTCTGATTCCTGACTGCTTTACTTTCATGGGAGTCCTGGGTGTTTGCTCTAGTCCACGGGATATGTGGAGAGGAATGCAACTGCATTGCCAAATAATAAAGAACAAGCTTGATTCTATGGCTACAACTGGCAATATCTTAATTACAATGTATGCAAAGTTTAATTTAATAGAAGCATCTGAAAAGGTATTTAGATTACTTGAAGAAAAAGATATCATTTCGTGGAACACGATGATTACTGCTTTTTCTCACTGTGAAGAACACGTGAAGGCTTTGAGTGTTTTTCGAGAAATGCAAACACGAGTTGCTCTACCTGATGAATTCAGCTATGCAACTGCCCTTGCTGCATCTGCTGGTTTAGCTTCCATGCGGCTTGGTAAGCAGATTCATGCGCATCTGATCAGAAAAAGGCCAGATGAGGATACTGGTATTGGTAATGCTCTCCTAAACATGTATGCCAAATGCGGTTGTATTGAATATGCATATAATGTCTTTAATCAGATGGCTAGTCGTAATCTTGTGACATGGAATAGCATTATTGCTGGTTTGGCAAGCCATGGACTTGGAGAAAGAGCTCTAGATACGTTTGAGTGCATGAAGGCTGCTGGCATGACCCCAGATTCTGTTACATTTGTCGGACTTCTGTCTGCTTGCAATCATGCTGGGCTCGTGGATGTGGGCAGAGGCTTCTTTAATTGCATGGATACGATCTATGCAATCCCCCCTGATATTGAACATTTTTCATGCCTCATTGATCTATTAGGGAGAGCTGGAAGATTAAGTGAAGCTGAAGAGTATGTACAGAAGTATCAATTTGGGCATGATCCTGTTGTTTTAGGTTGCTTACTTTCAGCGTGTCGACTGCATGGGGATGTTGTTACTGGAAAACGAGTGGCTTCACAGCTTCTAGGTCTTCAGCCAATTACTACTTCACCTTATATTTTGCTCTCAAACTTGTATGCTTCAGATGGAATGTGGACTGATGTAGCAGAGGCAAGGACAATGTTGAAGGGCAGTGGGTTGAAGAAGGAGCCAGGTTGGAGCCTGATTGATGTGGATGGTTATcttgaaaagtttactattggTGATTTCTCACATTCTAGGATTGAAGAGATGGTGAATACACTCAAAACTTTGAAGTGGACAGGGGATGAAGATTTGTTGTGA